The genomic window CGCGCCCGGTCACGGTCCAGGTGGGCAGCCCGATGGCGGCGCGGAAACGCCCGATCCCGGCCCAGCCCACAGCGGTGCGCTCCGGCCGGCGCGGCCAGGTGCGGCCGGCCCGGCGCAGCCGCAGGAAGACCAGCGGCGGCAGCCGGCGCAGGCCCGGGCGCATGGAGACCGCGGCGACGATCTCCAGGACGTCTCCGCCGCCCAGGTCCGCGTGCAGCCAGGCCCAGCGGCGCGCGTTGCCGTGACCGTGGATCCGGGCGGAGGCACCGGGGGCGTCCCCGAGCGTCAGATGTGCGGCGTCGTACGAGAAGGTCCCGTCGTACGCGGCGGTCGCGGCGGGGAGGATCTGGGCGGCGGGCAGCAGCGGCCTGCGCCAGGACCAGCGGGGGAAGGTGAACAGCGGGGCGCCCGTGGCCCGTTCGGTGAGGTCCCAGCGCAGGGTGCCGGCGGCTCCGGTGAGCCGGCCGGGCCCGGCCGAGATCCCGTCCGCGGCGAATCCCCCCTCTCCGCCTGCCCACGTGGCGGGGCCGAAGCGGGCGTGGCGTACGGGTGCGTCCTTCGGGAAGACCGCGGCCCAGCCGTGCGCGTAGGGCTCGGATCCGTCGGCGGGCGCGGTGAGTTCGTGGTGGAGCCACAGCCCGGTGCCGGTCGCCGGGTCGGTGAGGGTGGTGTACCAGACCTCGATACGGCCCGGCTCGCCCTTCCAACGGGCCGCCGCCAGCGGCTCCGGGGCCTCGCGGCGCGGGAAGCGGAAGCTCGCCAGGAAGGGCAGCAGGCCGGTGGCCAGGGGGAAGCGGAGGGTTCCCGTCCCGACGCGGGCGCCGTCCTCGTGGAGGGTGTACGGCAGCACGGTCATCGACGCGACGGGCCTGCGCGGGGTGACGGACTTCCAGCCGTCGAGGGTGAGACGACGCCCGTCGGCGGTGAACGTGACGCGGTAGCGGATGCGCCGTCTGGCGAGCGGGGAGATCTCCAACTCGCCCTCGGCGTGCGGGTCGTCGGCCCAGCCGGCGATCCGGATCCGTCCGGTGGCGCGCGCCTCGGTCGTCCCGAGCGGGCGCAGGGCGCGGTCGGCCGAGACGCGCAGGTCGAGACGGACCCGGCGGGTGCGCTCCTCGCCGTCGAGCCGGACCGAACCGAGCATCGTCTCGCCGAAGGCCGTGCCCCTCGTGAACCGCGCTTCCCTCCCGCCCTTCGTGCCGCGCGCGCTCCTTTCACCGTGATCCGTACTCATGCGAGCCCTTCCCCAGTCCGTCCAGCATGATCCGCTCCGTGGCCGTCAGATACTCCTCGGCGGCCTGCCGCGCGCCGGACCCGTCGCCGGCCGCCACCGCGGCGACGACCGGCGCCAGCCGTGCGTACGCCGCCTCCGCGTCGGTGAACGGCCCGACGAGCGCCGCCCGCACCGGCAGATAGGCGTTGAAGAGGGTGTTGGTCAGCAGGACGTAGACGCGGTTGCCGGTCGCTCGGGCGAGCGCCCGGTGCACCTCGATGTCGGCGAGCTGCACGGCGTCCCCGCCCTCGGCGTCCCGCACGGCTTCCAGCAGGGCGCGCAGCTCCGCCCGTTGCGGCCCGCCGGCGCGGGCGGCGGCGCGCTCGGCGATCAATGCGCCGACGCTGCGCCGCACTTCGAAGATCTCACCGACCCAGTCCGGGCTGTGGCGCACGAGCATGGGCAGCAGGTCCGCCCCGCCGAGCCGGGCGTAGTCGCGCACCCGGGTGCCGACGCCGTGCCGGGTCTCCAGCAGCCCGGCCTGCACGAGGCGGCCGAAGGCGTGCTTGAGCGTGGTGCGGGTGACGCCGTAGCCGTCGGCGAGCAGACGCTCCGGCGGCAGAAGGCTGCCCGAGGGGTGCCGCCCGGTGAGGATGTCCTCCCGCAGCCGGTTCTCCAGGACGTCGACGATGGTTTCGCGCGGCAGTGCTTCCACGCCATCCCTCCCCAGTGGCTCAGTGGATGAGCCACTCAACCAACGCATGCCGGTGAAGTCAATGGCCCGCACGCGATGCCGGCGCGACGGTGGTGCCGCGTCCGCTGCTGGGCCGGGTCAAGGCGCTGAGCACCTCGCTGGCCTGGGCCGGTATCCCGCTGGGCGGGCTGATCGCCGGAGTGGCGGTGGCCTCCTTCGGGCTCACGCCGGTCCTGCTGGCGGGCGCGGCGGCGTACTTCCTCGCCACGAACCTCGGCGGGCTGCGGCCGGAGTGGCGGCAGATGGACCGCCGGCGGCGCCTAGAGCGCCTGACCTCGGCCACCCGATAGGTGCGCGATACATCCGGACGCGTGTGCCGGGAATCCGGCATATGGTTCAAAGGTGCCGGTCTCGTGACCTGCAGGCCTTAGGGAGTGTCTTCAAAGTGGCGTCGTCCGCCCGGAGGGCGGGCCCGGCGGCGTCTGGTGCGTGCGATCGCAAGGCGGAGGAGGGAGTCCATGCGGAGCATAGGCGACCGACGACAACGCAGCGAGCGTGGGTGCCAGACGCCGCCGGGCAGACGGGACTTTGAAGACACGACCTAGGAGCCGCTGATGCCCGACCTCATCGTCATCGGCCACGACGACAGCCTCTTGGCCGCGCATCACGCCTTCGACGCCGTTCAGGCCCCCGGCCGACCCGGCGGTCGCCGTCCGCGCGTCCCCCTCCCCGGCACCGGCGCCCGATAGGGCCTGCTCCACCCGGCACTCGGCACTCAGCATCCCCGCACGGTCGGAAAGGGTTCCGATGTACCCCTCTCTCACCTCCGATGTCCTTGCCCAGTTGCGCCGGCAGCGCCGCTATCCGGCGGTGTCGGTGCTGATGCCCACGCACCGACGCGATCCGGACAAGGCGCAGGATCCCGTCCGGCTGCGCAATCTGATGACCGAGGCGAAGGAGCGGCTCGAAGCCGATCCGGCCGTCACGCGGGACACCCGGATCGACGTCACCCAGCAGCTCGATCTGGCGCTGGGCGAGATCGACCTGGTGCACGCCGAGGACGGGCTGGTCATCTTCGCCGCGCCGGGAGAGCACGAGGTGTGGATGGTGGGCCGGAGCGTGCCCGAGCGCGTCGTGCTCTCGGACACGTACCTGACCCGGAACCTCGTGTCGGCGCAGGCCGTCGAGCGGCCCGTCTGGGTGCTGGCCGTGTCGGCCGACCGCGTCAGCCTGTGGAGCGGCGCGGCGGACCGCGCCACCGAGTCGGAGACCGGAGGCTTCCCGCTGACCCGGACCAACGAGAACTTCGACGCCGAGCGCCGGGAGCAGATCGGCGATGTGCCCAGCACCTTCACCGACGAGGCGACCCGCCAGTTCCTGAAGGGGGCGGACGCGGCGATGGGCGCCGTGCTGAAGTCCGACCCCCGGCCGCTGTACGTCGCCGGGGAGGCGGCCGCCCTGTCGCTCCTCGACGACGTCGGGACCGTGTCCAGGGGCGCCACCGGGCGGCTGACGCACGGCGGGCTGGCGTCGGGACCCGGCGACGCCGTGTGGCAGGCGGTCAGGCCGGTCCTCCAGGAGCGTGCGAAGCAGGAGGTCTCCGGGGTGCTCGACGACCTGGACCGGGCCCGCGGCCGGCGGGCGTTCGCCGCCGGTCTCGACGAGATCCACCAGAACGTGGAGTCGGGCCGGGTGGCGCTGCTCGCCGTGGAGGAGAACTACCGGGAGACGGTGCGCGAGTCCGGCGGACACCTCGTGCCGGCGGAGCCCGGGGACCTGGACGCCGTGACCGACATCGTCGACGAGATCGTCGAGCGGTCGCTGGACACGGGTGCCCAGGTGCGGTTCGTGCCCGACGGCACGCTCGCCGAGGTGGGCGGTATCGCGAGCGCCCTGCGCTACTGAGCTCTCTGCGCCACCGCGCGCCCCGGGCCACCGCGTTCCCCTGGCCGACGAGTTCGGCTCGGCCACCGGGCGCGCCGCGGGGCCGAGCCGGAGCAACGGAGCAACCGTCCCGGCCGAGCGGCCCCTTGGCCGCCCAGGGCCGCCGGCGTCCGGCTCCCGAAGTGGTCCGGAGTGATCCGTAGTGACCCCTTCTTGGCGAATGCCGTGCAGAGTGTGGGTAGCTAGTCTCGTCAGGAGGTAGTCATGAGGATGCTCATCAATGTCCCCGAGACGGTCGTCGCGGACGGCCTGCGGGGGCTGGCCGCCGCCCACCCCGAGCTGAGGGTCGACGTCGAGAACCGGGTCGTCGTACGGGGCGACGCGCCCGTGGCCGGCAAGGTGGCGCTGGTGTCCGGCGGCGGGTCCGGGCACGAGCCGCTGCACGGGGGGTTCGTGGGGCCGGGAATGCTCTCGGCCGCCTGCCCCGGGGAGGTCTTCACCTCCCCCGTTCCCGACCAGATGGCGCGGGCCGCGGCCGCCGTGGACAGCGGCGCCGGGGTGCTCTTCGTCGTCAAGAACTACACCGGTGACGTCCTCAACTTCGACATGGCCGCCGAGCTGGCCGAGGACGAGGGCGTCCAGGTCGGCAAGGTGCTGGTGAACGACGACGTGGCGGTCGTGGACAGCCTGTACACGGCGGGTCGGCGCGGCACCGGGGCGACGCTGTTCGTCGAGAAGATCGCGGGTGCGGCGGCCGAGGAGGGCGCGCCGCTGGAGCGGGTCGAGGCCATCGGGCGTGAGGTGAACGCACGGTCGCGGAGCTTCGGCGTCGCCCTCAGCGCGGTGACGACGCCCGCCAAGGGCAGCCCGACCTTCGATCTGCCCTCCGGGGAGCTGGAGCTGGGCATCGGCATCCACGGTGAGCCGGGCCGGGAGCGGCGGGCCATGATGACGTCGCGGGAGATCGCGGACTTCGCCGTGGACGCGGTGCTGGAGGACCTCAAGCCGTCGACCCCCGTCCTGGTGCTCGTCAACGGGATGGGCGCGACGCCGCTGCTGGAGCTGTACGGCTTCAACGCGGAGGTGCACCGGGTGCTCGGCGAGCGGGGCGTTCCGGTGGCCCGCACACTCGTCGGCAACTACGTCACCTCGCTCGACATGGCCGGCTGTTCGGTGTCGGTGTGCGCGATGGACGAGGAGCTGCTGCGGCTGTGGGACGCGCCGGTGCAGACGCCCGCGCTGCGCTGGGGGCGCTGATTCCATGGGGCAGGGTGAAGGAGGTCCTGTGCTGGACACCGGGTTCTTCCGCAGGTGGATGTCGGCCACCGCCGCGGCCGTGGACCGCGAGGCGGGCCGGCTGACCGAGCTCGACTCGGCGATCGGCGACGCGGATCACGGCACCAACATGCAGCGCGGCTTCGCCGCGGTGACGGCCGTGCTGGAGAAGGAGGCGCCGGAAACGCCGGGGGCCGTACTGGCCCTGTCCGGGCGGCACTTGATCTCGACGGTCGGAGGGGCTTCCGGGCCGCTGTACGGGACGCTGCTGCGGCGCACGGGCAAGGCGCTGGGCGACGCGCCGGAGGTGTCGCGGGAGCAGCTCGCGGACGCGCTGCGGGCGGGGGTCGCGGCGGTGGCGCAGCTGGGCGGGGCTCGGCCCGGGGACAAGACGATGCTCGATGCCCTGGAGCCGGCCGCGGCGGCGCTGGGCGAGTCGTTCGCGGCCGCCCGGGAGGCCGCCGATGAGGGCGCGGCCGCGACCGTGCCGATGCTGGCGCGCAAGGGCCGGGCGAGCTATCTGGGCGAGCGCAGCATCGGGCACCAGGACCCGGGGGCGACGTCGTCGGCGCTGCTGATCGCGGCCCTTGAGGAGGCGGGACGATGAGTACGGGCGAGCCGGTCGGCATCGTCCTGGTCTCGCACAGCGCGCAGGTCGCGGCGTCCGTCGTGGAGCTCGCCCGGGGGCTGGCGGGCGGTGCCGAGGGCGTCCCCGTGGCGCCCGCGGGCGGCACCGATGACGGCCGGCTGGGCACCAGCCCGGAGCTGGTCGCGCGGGCGGCGTACGACGTCGACCGGGGCGCCGGTGTGGCCGTACTGGCCGATCTCGGCAGTGCGGTGCTGACGGTGAAGGCGCTGCTGGCCGAGGGCGACGAGCTGCCGGACGGGACCCGGCTCGTGGACGCGCCGTTCGTCGAGGGCGCGGTCGCCGCGGTGGTCACGGCGGCGGCGGGCGCCGATCTGGACGCGGTGGAGGCGGCGGCCAAGGAGGCGTACACGTATCACAAGGTGTGACCTGTCTGTCCGTGGCCCGGGAGCGGGGTCGCGGGCCTCGGCGGCGTAGCGCATCTCACGTCGGAGTCGTTGTGCAACTTGTTGCACAACGGTTCCGCGGGGGTCTACAAAAGGGGTCGACACACAGTGCGCGAGGAGGCGCCCCGATGACCCCGACCCCGTATCCGCATCTGCTGAGCCCGCTCGACCTCGGGTTCACCACACTCCCCAACCGGGTGCTGATGGGCTCCATGCACATCGGCCTGGAGGAGGCGGAGAACGGCTTCGAGCGGATGGCCGCCTTCTACGCGGCCCGTGCGCGCGGCGGCGTCGGCCTGATCGTGACCGGCGGCATCGCCCCGAACGAGGCCGGACGTCCCTACGACGGCGGCGCCAAGCTCACCACCGAGGCGGAGGCGGCGCAGCACCGGGCGGTGACCGACGCGGTGCACGCCGAGGGCGGCCGGATCGCCCTGCAGATCCTGCACTTCGGCCGTTACGCGTACCATCCGCAGCTCGTCGCGCCCAGCGCGCTCCAGGCCCCGATCAGTCCGTTCCAGCCCCACGCCCTGACCGACTCCGAGGTCGAGCAGACGGTCGACGACTATGTGCGCACGGCGGAGCTGGCGAAGTCCGCCGGGTACGACGGCGTCGAGATCATGGGCTCCGAGGGCTATCTCATCAACGAGTTCATCGCGAGGGCCACCAACCGGCGGGGTGACCGCTGGGGCGGCTCGTACGCGAACCGGACCCGCTTCCCTCGTGAGATCGTGCGCCGCACCCGTGAGCGCGTCGGCGAGGACTTCATCATCATCTACCGGCTCTCGATGCTGGACCTGGTGCCGGGCGGCTCGTCGCTCGACGAGGTCGTGGCGCTCGCCAAGGAGATCGAGACGGCCGGTGCGACGATCATCAACACCGGCATCGGCTGGCACGAGGCCCGTATCCCGACCATCGCGACCTCCGTGCCGCGAGGCGCCTACACCTGGGTCACGCAGAAGCTGATGGGTTCGGTGTCGGTGCCGCTCGTCACCAGCAACCGCATCAACACGCCCGAGGTGGCCGAGCGGCTGCTCGCAGAGGGGCGCGCCGACATGGTGTCGATGGCACGGCCGTTCCTGGCCGACCCCGATTTCGTGGCCAAGGCGCGCGAGGGGCGCGCCGAGACCATCAACCCCTGCATCGGCTGCAACCAGGCGTGCCTCGACCACACCTTCAGCGGGAAGATCACCTCCTGCCTGGTCAATCCGCGCGCCTGCCACGAGACCGAGCTGGTCCTGTCCCCCACCCGGCTGCGCAAGCGCCTCGCCGTCGTCGGGGCCGGTCCCGCGGGTCTCGCCTTCGCGGTGTCCGCGGCCGAACGCGGGCACGAGGTGACCCTCTTCGACGCCGCGGACGAGATCGGCGGACAGCTCAACGTCGCCAAGCGGGTGCCGGGCAAGGAGGAGTTCGAGGAGACGCTGCGGTACTTCCGTACGCAGCTGGAGTTGCGCGGCGTGGACGTGAAGCTCGGCACCTGGGTCACCCCGGCACAGCTCGGCGGATACGACGAGATCGTCGTCGCCACCGGAGTCATCCCCCGCACCCCGGGCATCGAGGGTGTCGGCCACCCGAGCGTCGTCAGCTACCTCGACGTGCTGCGCGACGGCGCCGAGGTCGGCGAGCGCGTCGCCGTCGTCGGCGCGGGCGGGATCGGCTTCGACGTGGCGGAGTTCCTCACCGACGGCGGCGAGCGGGCGAGCCTGGACCCGGAGACCTACTTCCGGCAGTGGGGCGTGGACACCGGCTACGCGGAGCCCGGCGGGCTGCGCACCCCGCAGCGCCCGAGGCCGCCGCGCACGGTGCACCTGCTCCAGCGCAAGACGACGAAGGTCGGCGCGGGCCTCGGCAGGACGACGGGCTGGATCCACCGCACGGAGCTCAAGCACCGGGGCGTCACGATGGTCGCGGGCGCCACGTACGACCGGATCGACGACGACGGTCTGCACATCACCGTCGACGGCGAGCGCTCGACGCTCGCCGTGGACACGGTCGTGCTGTGCACGGGGCAGGAGCCGCGGCGGGAGCTGTACGAGGAGCTGAAGGCGGCGGGTCACACCGTCCATCTCATCGGCGGCGCGGACGTGGCGGCCGAGCTGGACGCCAAGCGCGCCATCGACCAGGGCACCCGGCTGGCGGCGGCGGTCTAGGGAGTGTCCGGCGCATCCCGACCGGCGCGCGACGCCCGGTGCGACGCCCGGCACGCGGGCCCGGCAGGATCCGAACCGCCGCGGCCCCGGGGCCGCGGCGGCGTCCCTAGGATGCGGACATGTCCCTGCCGCACGCGATCCTGACCGCCCTGCTCGAGAAGCCGTCGTCCGGTCTGGAGCTGACCCGCCGCTTCGACCGGTCGATCGGCTACTTCTGGTCCGCCACGCACCAGCAGATCTACCGCGAGCTGGGCAGGCTGGAGGAGGCGGGGTTCATCCGCGCGCTGCCGTCGCCGGGGCCCACGCGCGGACAGAAGAAGGAGTACGAGGTGCTGCCGGCCGGGCGGACGGAGCTGACCGCGTGGGTGGGCAGTGCCGAGGAACCGAAGCCGATCAGGGACGCGCTGCTGCTGCGGCTGCGGGCGGCCGCGGTGGTGGGGACGGAGGGCCTTGAGGCGGAGCTGCGGCGCCATCTCGCCCTGCACGAGGGGCAGCTGGCCGAGTACGAGGCGATCGAGAAGCGGCACTTCCCGCCGGAGCGGGACACGGCGGAGGACCGCCTGCGCCATGTCGTCCTGCGCGGCGGGATCGATCTGGAGCGGTTCTGGATCGAGTGGCTCACCCATGCGCTGGCGGAGCTGGCCCGCCCGCCGGCCGGCCCCTAGGGAGTGTCTTCACAGTGGCGTCGTCCGCCCGGAGGGCGGGGCCTGGCGGTGTCTGGTGCGTGCGATCGCGAGGCGGAGGAGGGAGTCCATGCGGTGGGGGCACCTCCCGTGCCCGATGGGCTACGGGGGACATAGACGACCGACGACAACGCAGCGAGGGTGCGTGCCAGGCGTCGCCGGGCAGACGGGACTTTGAAGACACGACCTAGCGGGCGTCGACGGACGGTCGGGGAAGGGTCCGTACGAACCGCAGGCCCGGGCGGCCGTCCACCAGGAGCTCGCCGTCGCGGGTGAACCCCGAACGGGCCAGGACCGAGCGTGAACCGGCGTTGTCGAGCGTCGTGACGGCCCGCAGCGCGGTCAGGCCGTATTCCTCCGCGGCCAGTGCGCACACCTGGCCGACGGCTGCCGTGGCCAGGCCCCGGCCTGCGGCGTGCTCGGCTATGCGGTACCCGAGCTCGGCGGCGCCGTCCGCCACGTCGACCAGGTTGACGCGTCCGAGCACCTCACCGTCGCCGCCGACCAGCAGGTGGAAG from Streptomyces sp. FIT100 includes these protein-coding regions:
- the dhaL gene encoding dihydroxyacetone kinase subunit DhaL → MLDTGFFRRWMSATAAAVDREAGRLTELDSAIGDADHGTNMQRGFAAVTAVLEKEAPETPGAVLALSGRHLISTVGGASGPLYGTLLRRTGKALGDAPEVSREQLADALRAGVAAVAQLGGARPGDKTMLDALEPAAAALGESFAAAREAADEGAAATVPMLARKGRASYLGERSIGHQDPGATSSALLIAALEEAGR
- a CDS encoding FAD-dependent oxidoreductase → MTPTPYPHLLSPLDLGFTTLPNRVLMGSMHIGLEEAENGFERMAAFYAARARGGVGLIVTGGIAPNEAGRPYDGGAKLTTEAEAAQHRAVTDAVHAEGGRIALQILHFGRYAYHPQLVAPSALQAPISPFQPHALTDSEVEQTVDDYVRTAELAKSAGYDGVEIMGSEGYLINEFIARATNRRGDRWGGSYANRTRFPREIVRRTRERVGEDFIIIYRLSMLDLVPGGSSLDEVVALAKEIETAGATIINTGIGWHEARIPTIATSVPRGAYTWVTQKLMGSVSVPLVTSNRINTPEVAERLLAEGRADMVSMARPFLADPDFVAKAREGRAETINPCIGCNQACLDHTFSGKITSCLVNPRACHETELVLSPTRLRKRLAVVGAGPAGLAFAVSAAERGHEVTLFDAADEIGGQLNVAKRVPGKEEFEETLRYFRTQLELRGVDVKLGTWVTPAQLGGYDEIVVATGVIPRTPGIEGVGHPSVVSYLDVLRDGAEVGERVAVVGAGGIGFDVAEFLTDGGERASLDPETYFRQWGVDTGYAEPGGLRTPQRPRPPRTVHLLQRKTTKVGAGLGRTTGWIHRTELKHRGVTMVAGATYDRIDDDGLHITVDGERSTLAVDTVVLCTGQEPRRELYEELKAAGHTVHLIGGADVAAELDAKRAIDQGTRLAAAV
- a CDS encoding FadR/GntR family transcriptional regulator; its protein translation is MEALPRETIVDVLENRLREDILTGRHPSGSLLPPERLLADGYGVTRTTLKHAFGRLVQAGLLETRHGVGTRVRDYARLGGADLLPMLVRHSPDWVGEIFEVRRSVGALIAERAAARAGGPQRAELRALLEAVRDAEGGDAVQLADIEVHRALARATGNRVYVLLTNTLFNAYLPVRAALVGPFTDAEAAYARLAPVVAAVAAGDGSGARQAAEEYLTATERIMLDGLGKGSHEYGSR
- a CDS encoding chemotaxis protein gives rise to the protein MYPSLTSDVLAQLRRQRRYPAVSVLMPTHRRDPDKAQDPVRLRNLMTEAKERLEADPAVTRDTRIDVTQQLDLALGEIDLVHAEDGLVIFAAPGEHEVWMVGRSVPERVVLSDTYLTRNLVSAQAVERPVWVLAVSADRVSLWSGAADRATESETGGFPLTRTNENFDAERREQIGDVPSTFTDEATRQFLKGADAAMGAVLKSDPRPLYVAGEAAALSLLDDVGTVSRGATGRLTHGGLASGPGDAVWQAVRPVLQERAKQEVSGVLDDLDRARGRRAFAAGLDEIHQNVESGRVALLAVEENYRETVRESGGHLVPAEPGDLDAVTDIVDEIVERSLDTGAQVRFVPDGTLAEVGGIASALRY
- the dhaK gene encoding dihydroxyacetone kinase subunit DhaK, with translation MRMLINVPETVVADGLRGLAAAHPELRVDVENRVVVRGDAPVAGKVALVSGGGSGHEPLHGGFVGPGMLSAACPGEVFTSPVPDQMARAAAAVDSGAGVLFVVKNYTGDVLNFDMAAELAEDEGVQVGKVLVNDDVAVVDSLYTAGRRGTGATLFVEKIAGAAAEEGAPLERVEAIGREVNARSRSFGVALSAVTTPAKGSPTFDLPSGELELGIGIHGEPGRERRAMMTSREIADFAVDAVLEDLKPSTPVLVLVNGMGATPLLELYGFNAEVHRVLGERGVPVARTLVGNYVTSLDMAGCSVSVCAMDEELLRLWDAPVQTPALRWGR
- a CDS encoding GNAT family N-acetyltransferase; its protein translation is MPVLQRLRADHAPALLAFERENRAYFAASVPDRGDDYFARFDERHGALLAEQATGLCHFHLLVGGDGEVLGRVNLVDVADGAAELGYRIAEHAAGRGLATAAVGQVCALAAEEYGLTALRAVTTLDNAGSRSVLARSGFTRDGELLVDGRPGLRFVRTLPRPSVDAR
- a CDS encoding PadR family transcriptional regulator → MSLPHAILTALLEKPSSGLELTRRFDRSIGYFWSATHQQIYRELGRLEEAGFIRALPSPGPTRGQKKEYEVLPAGRTELTAWVGSAEEPKPIRDALLLRLRAAAVVGTEGLEAELRRHLALHEGQLAEYEAIEKRHFPPERDTAEDRLRHVVLRGGIDLERFWIEWLTHALAELARPPAGP
- the dhaM gene encoding dihydroxyacetone kinase phosphoryl donor subunit DhaM, with the translated sequence MSTGEPVGIVLVSHSAQVAASVVELARGLAGGAEGVPVAPAGGTDDGRLGTSPELVARAAYDVDRGAGVAVLADLGSAVLTVKALLAEGDELPDGTRLVDAPFVEGAVAAVVTAAAGADLDAVEAAAKEAYTYHKV